DNA from Balaenoptera musculus isolate JJ_BM4_2016_0621 chromosome 4, mBalMus1.pri.v3, whole genome shotgun sequence:
GAACCCTTAAGTTGATTGATCAGCAGTAGAAGCCAGATATACAGGTTGGTTGGTAACAAGAAGTTTGGCGGATCCTAGAAGCCATGTATGTTGGGCGGCAAAATCTGGACCCATGGCTCAGGGAAGGGAAGCCACAGATCCCATAATCCAGGGGTCTGAAGCCACGGGATGCACAGCCTAGTGAGTAGCAACTTCTAGATCCATAGCCCAGGCAGTAGCCCCTGCTGGACCCACAGCTCAGAGATCCCGTGTGAGTTGACCGGCAAGGACTGCAGGGCGTGGAGGTCCTCGGATGGTAGCAGAATGTCTGGCAGGGACTGGACACCACACGGTACATCTGGCACCTGGTGGGCTCATCACAGGTCTCCTGACAGCCACTGTAGAGAGAGGAGCCCAGCTGGCAGGAGCTGGAAGAGCTGAGGTCAGTGCTGTAGACCAGGTTGCTGgggtggaaggagcctgggtaGCGCAGATAGCCTccaggggagtgggaggagaagtTTCCAAAGCAGCAGTTGTAGGACATGTTGACAGGAGATGTGAGTTCAGCTGAGTTACTGTGAGAAGATGTTCTGATATCCTTGGCTTCTCCCAgccatgtttatatatatatgctcagTACACTGGATGTGATGCAGACCCTCCCTGTTCTTGTGCATGTCTTGTCATAAAAATAGTTAATTAACCTAGGCTATAATTATAACTGAACACATTCCTGTGTTTTCTTAACTGCTGTTCAATTAGTCTGCTTTATAGAAGccactctgcttctctctctcttttttctctttttttttttttttcagaaattaggTTCGGTTTGCCTTCAAAGACATTGGTCCTGATGCATAAAGATGGTGCCCTTGCTTCCTCACTGAGATTGACTGATTTTGTGCCTGAGTGTGTAAATTGTTACTCCTAACAGTCATCAGCACCTCCCTCTcagatatttatatatgttttatggaGCCTTTACTGTGTGTAAAACATTGCAGATTGTGGgatcatttaatccttgcaaccaTCTTATGAAATAGGAATTATCACCAATTTAACAACCCAGGTGTGACTACCTCCAAAGCCAGCAGGAACAGCAATGTTGTGCTGAAGCTTAAACTTTCAGCTCCCAGAATCACGTGCACAATGAATACCAAGGTGAGAAAAACATTTCAAGGTGATAACATTTGCATTTTGTCAGATGTGCCTACCTATACATTCTTACCCCTTTTATGGAAAACCAAACACAGCCACCAGATTCTTAatgctttcagttattttttttagcattcaAAGCTACCATGGAGATGGTTATTTCAAGCTCTTCTTCTATTTGTCCTCTCATTTAGCTTATCATCATTAAGCAACTCATGTTTGATCCTGCATGGAGTTATTGAATTCCTTTTCCACGTGATGCAGAGATTCTTTGGCAAACACGTAGACTATCACTGAGAATAATTGCTAAAAACTAGTATACCTTGAGTGAGTTGACTACCAATGAAATACATTTGCAACAACTTGAATTTTAATAGTGTGCTAACCTTTGCCAACTCAGTTGGGAGTGAGAAATGAGACACCTTAGAGAGTGATTCATTTCACTCCCTGCTGAGTTTCTCTTTTGCTCATCGTTCtagaaagacaaagaagcaaaaaacGTACCTTCATATTAAGTAGTTAAAATTAACCTTATCACTATAAAAAATCAATGGTAGAAAAGTCTTAGAattagaaatgtcttttttttcccacttattgTAATATCCAACTTCTGCCTTAAAGCATCTTTTAGAAATTGGAAAGCAAAAACCTATTTATGTaatttgatcttttctatttgcTTCCCGGTGATTCTTTTCTATAATCTTCTACAGCATTTGCTTAGCCGGCACCAATGGAATAGTGTGTCCATTGTCTTGCTTGCAAATTTCTGCCAAATGTCTTGCTCGCTTCCCCAAACCCTTCTCATCCCTCAAAGCCAAAATCAAATTCCTCATGTCTGACAGGTGTTCATCTCAACTGTTTAAACTCTTCTGCAATAAGGATCTTAGTATCTTATTAGCTATCCATTTGGGtgaacaaacatacacacacacacacgtacacacacacacgcacacacacatacatggaggAATTGGAAGAGATATCTTTTGAAATGGATTGTGCAGACTGAGTATGATTTCAGTCGTTTGAACTTGCAGGACAGTCACATACATTGTAAGAGTGGAGTACCCAGAAGTTCCACAGGATCAGCAACAGGGTTTAATTTTCTTTGATCAAGcatctggcacacagtgagtgctccaaattatttatgaaatgaagaaatatatcaAATCTTTAACTTTTTATGTTTACATTCATCTAAAATAAGTGCGTGCACACTAATTGTCTTTTAAAACTTACCTTTAATACCACATTAAGTGAATATAAATATCTCTTTCATAATTAAATGTAATCCCCAAATTAATCATAACCAGTTGAGTGCTAGTTATCTGATCTCTGCCCCTCACCTCCAGGCCAAGCAAAGTTACCCTTGTGGCCTTGATCaaccatttctttctctgtccaacaGCTTCATCCCCATCCATTCTAATGGTTCTGTTTTctcagacttacagacatagctAACCATCTTCAACCCCAAAATTTTAGTGTCATTTCCTCCATGATTATAtagttcttcttgtttttaaagacaaaattctCTAAAGATTTGTGTGATCAGTTTGTCAACTATTTAAATTCTTACTGTCTTTTCAATAACCatgttgtttttctctggttTAACACTCTTCTGAAATTTCACTGGTATGGCCAGCAGTGACCTTTATGCTGCTAAATGTGGACATTTTGGGAATGATCCTATGCAACTGTTTAACCACATTTAACACAGTTAACTGTGTCCCTGATCTTGAAATATGTTCATCTATGAATTTCTGTGACATCACACTCCTGATTTTCTATCTAACTTTCACCAAATTCAATTTACCCTTAGGTGGCTTCCTGTATATAATGTTTTTTGAGGCTTCCTGTTGATCTCACCACTTATTCTCTCTGTAGGGGAGGTAGCTCCCATTCATGATTTGAAATACTGTCCACATTGTGTCATGCAAATGTATATTTCCAGTACACACctccttttattaaaattctagACCCAGATATCCAATTACTAACCATTTCCATTTAGAGATTTTATAAGGCTGTCAaaattgtatgtgtataaaattgaacTTTTATTCTtccctagggagaaaaaaaatatttttttctcatcggAGTAAGCAGTATTTCGAACCACATAGTAGTTTAACTCAGAAACCTTGGAATCCTCTTAATATATGCAACCCACTCTAAATATGACCCATTCTATCTTCTAAACGTATCATAAATCTCTCCAGTCCTCTTACTGCCTTCCTTCCAGtctagggtttctcaaccttgtcATCACTGACATTTTGAACTGGGTATTACTTTGTTGTGGGGAGTATCCTATTCATTGTAAGATATTTGGCAGTGTCCCTggctctatccactagatgccagtagcacatcacacacaaacacacacacacacacacaaattatgcCAATTAACAATGTCTTCAAAAATTGCTTGAGGGCTAAAGCAGTTCTGgtggagaaccactgttctagttCAAGGTAGTCTCCTTTCTTGGTGGGACTACTGAAATTGTTCAACATAGCCtatttcatttacagaaaaatgtctCCTCCAATCTCTTCTCTCTATCTCTGCCTGATCAatcttcttaaaacaaaaatcaggtCCTGTCACTGTCCTGATTAAAACTTCCCCATTGTTTTCTAATACACATATGATAAACACAAATCCTCTACATGGTTTGTAAGGTTGCATGAACATGCCTCTAGCCTCATCTTCACACCAtaccctttccctctctcccaaaCACACTGCCTCTGTTCCATAATTAACACAGCGCAAGCTTTTTCCTACCACAAggacatgctgtttcctctgccctgAATGTTCTTTCTTCATCTGGATAATTAAGATAATTAAGCCTTTCCTTACTTCCTAACTACCATATCCCAGAATAAATTAGGTTCTCTTATTACGGTAGCTATCATCcctgtaattaattttattatttttataacatatttattttttagactgTCTTCTAGGCTAAAGCAGTGCAACCTAAACAAACCAGTCCATGGGAGTCAGTTACCATCTGCCGTGagacaaataatgtatgtcaAGTAAATGAGTGCATCGCTTCCTTCATTAAGAACTCCTGCATGATTAAAAGATGTCAGTTTAAATAAATCATAGGTCTGATAACACCATTGATTCACCTGGTCTATGATCCTTCTTAAGTGGCACATCTCTGACTGTAATCTCTTGGGAGAGACAAAAAATACACTCTTTGTTGTTCAACAGTGAATCCTCAGCTCAAGAATAATCAAAGTTACATAGTTGtttctcaacaaatacttacttaATGGATAAATTAGGGAACGGATGGGATTATCATCACCTATCTTCTATCTtatcctgtctctctccctccaaaCTTTTGCTTGATCCACATATCCCTTTGGATGTTTCACAAAAACATTAAACCCAGCAGAGGCTCAACTGCTCTCCTAAGCCATATCCTGAATTAGAACAACTTCTAATTCTTTTGCACACTATTATAGTTACAGTAACCCATCTATGCAGTTCTTGGGATATATCTATGACCTCTCTTTTCCTCACTTCCCATATCTGATCTTGGATAAGCATACcttgctatttttttaatctccaaaaatagtaaaatcctttgtttttctatctGGCCATAACTTAACTATTTGTCTGTTATTACAGGTGGTCTCCAGAGCCTCTGGTC
Protein-coding regions in this window:
- the LOC118894067 gene encoding keratin-associated protein 13-1-like; this translates as MSYNCCFGNFSSHSPGGYLRYPGSFHPSNLVYSTDLSSSSSCQLGSSLYSGCQETCDEPTRCQMYRVVSSPCQTFCYHPRTSTPCSPCRSTHTGSLSCGSSRGYCLGYGSRSCYSLGCASRGFRPLDYGICGFPSLSHGSRFCRPTYMASRIRQTSCYQPTCISGFYC